One segment of Ascochyta rabiei chromosome 7, complete sequence DNA contains the following:
- a CDS encoding Succinate--hydroxymethylglutarate CoA-transferase: MAMEPPSRPSSALFDVYLRLRPSNSANARFLTVEDRDDSHPTHITVKSLVNDNRKRAVERFAFTQVFEEDARQMELFKGTGIVPMIEGVLGAPGYHGRDGLLATLGVTGSGKSHTILGTKSQRGLVQMTLDVLFQSCKEQLVQSFYGAPAFSSLAAADVSEANMFTASAYLDSMYGDNQSERFPSRANTPAPDCSFVSQGASRSSKIPRPSTLAQAPSVADIEIPADPTAEYAIVISMYEVYNDRIFDLLAGSAMKSKHPNIKRRALLFKSTEQSPERKVVAGLTKIICGSFEEAMMVLETGLMERKVAGTGSNAVSSRSHGFFCVEVKKRDAQYKGPWSSSALSIVDLAGSERARNAKTAGSTLAEAGKINESLMYLGQCMQMQADHQEGSKNVVPFRQCKLTELLFSNSYPSSSRQTQHIQPQKSIMIVTADAQGDYNATSQILRYSALAREVTVPRTPSYTSTLPTGPRPGTACSGRSTPSALLDELESSAAEIARLQQELSIFALRLSEETSRRKAAEQSWTAAEDHMATLEQEIRDECYLEMESAVDQERRRWQATLDSEQDNQQAHLDSKIDVVIKATKAQMRLEEQTVKVYEDPDPEIRERNEELERENEILKEKVERLEREAMGRSASPVKKMRILKTKKWEDPESRLFGLDD, translated from the exons ATGGCTATGGAGCCTCCATCACGGCCATCGAGCGCCCTTTTCGACGTCTACCTGCGACTGCGCCCATCGAACTCCGCAAATGCCAGATTTCTCACAGTCGAGGATCGAGACGATAGCCACCCCACACATATCACTGTCAAGTCACTCGTCAATGACAACCGTAAGCGTGCAGTCGAACGATTCGCCTTCACACAAGTTTTTGAGGAAGATGCGCGCCAGATGGAGCTCTTTAAGGGAACGGGCATTGTACCCATGATCGAGGGAGTGCTAGGCGCACCTGGATATCACGGGCGAGATGGACTACTGGCAACACTAGGTGTTACTGGCTCTGGAAAG AGCCATACCATCCTTGGAACCAAGTCCCAGCGCGGTCTTGTCCAGATGACTCTCGATGTGCTCTTCCAAAGCTGCAAAGAACAGCTTGTTCAGTCGTTCTATGGCGCGCCAGCTTTCTCATCTCTGGCAGCTGCAGACGTGTCTGAAGCCAACATGTTCACCGCCTCTGCGTACCTCGACTCAATGTATGGGGATAACCAATCAGAACGCTTTCCATCGAGAGCAAATACACCTGCGCCT GACTGTAGTTTTGTCTCGCAAGGCGCCTCTCGATCGAGCAAGATACCTCGACCTTCGACCCTGGCGCAAGCCCCGTCTGTCGCCGACATCGAGATCCCCGCAGACCCCACCGCCGAGTATGCCATCGTAATCTCGATGTATGAGGTCTACAACGACAGAATCTTTGATCTCCTGGCTGGCAGTGCTATGAAGAGCAAGCACCCCAACATCAAGCGCCGGGCGCTATTGTTCAAGAGCACGGAACAGAGTCCTGAGCGCAAAGTTGTCGCCGGCTTGACCAAGATCATCTGTGGCAGCTTCGAGGAGGCTATGATGGTGCTTGAGACAGGCTTGATGGAGCGCAAGGTGGCTGGTACAGGAAGCAACGCTGTCAGCTCCCGCAGCCACGGCTTCTTCTGTGTCGAAGTCAAGAAACGTGATGCTCAGTACAAGGGCCCGTGGTCCAGCAGTGCACTGAGTATCGTCGACCTCGCGGGATCTGAACGCGCGCGCAATGCAAAGACTGCGGGTTCCACACTCGCTGAGGCTGGCAAGATCAACGAGTCGTTGATGTACCTTGGACAATGCATGCAAATGCAGGCTGACCACCAAGAAGGCTCAAAG AACGTCGTTCCGTTCCGCCAGTGCAAGCTCACAGAGCTTCTATTTTCCAATTCTTACCCATCCTCTTCACGTCAAACACAGCACATCCAACCACAAAAGTCCATCATGATCGTCACCGCTGATGCGCAAGGCGATTACAATGCAACATCTCAGATCCTGCGCTACTCTGCCCTCGCTCGGGAAGTAACTGTCCCACGAACACCCTCCTATACCTCCACTCTCCCCACTGGTCCCCGTCCAGGAACCGCATGCTCCGGTCGTAGCACGCCCTCAGCGCTGCTCGACGAGCTCGAGTCCTCTGCAGCCGAGATCGCGCGTCTGCAGCAAGAACTCTCCATCTTCGCTCTGCGCCTCTCCGAAGAGACTTCGCGCCGCAAAGCCGCAGAGCAGTCCTGGACGGCCGCAGAAGACCACATGGCCACGCTCGAGCAAGAGATCCGCGACGAGTGCTACCTCGAGATGGAGTCTGCCGTTGACCAGGAGCGTCGAAGGTGGCAGGCCACGCTAGACAGCGAGCAAGATAACCAACAAGCACATCTCGACTCGAAAATCGATGTTGTCATCAAAGCGACCAAGGCGCAGATGCGGCTCGAGGAACAGACGGTCAAGGTGTACGAAGACCCGGATCCAGAGATTAGAGAGCGGAATGAGGAGCTAGAGCGCGAGAACGAAATCTTGAAGGAGAAGGTGGAGAGATTGGAACGTGAGGCTATGGGGCGGAGTGCGAGTCCGGTGAAGAAGATGAGGATCTTGAAGACCAAGAAGTGGGAAGATCCTGAGAGCAGGCTATTTGGTCTCGATGATTGA